A portion of the Cyanobium sp. PCC 7001 genome contains these proteins:
- a CDS encoding HepT-like ribonuclease domain-containing protein, with translation MIRSAVEREFIIIGKALKVISRRLPDLFASIPEGRQIIDFRNLLTHEYLNVSDRLVWGSIQVDLPTLKAHCRVLLQDLNPC, from the coding sequence CTGATCCGCTCGGCAGTGGAGCGGGAATTCATCATCATTGGAAAGGCGCTTAAGGTGATCTCCCGCAGGTTGCCAGATCTGTTCGCCTCCATACCGGAAGGGAGACAGATCATCGACTTTCGCAATCTGTTGACCCATGAATATCTGAACGTGAGTGATCGCCTTGTGTGGGGTTCGATTCAGGTTGATCTGCCTACTCTCAAGGCCCATTGCCGTGTGCTGCTGCAGGACCTGAACCCTTGCTGA
- a CDS encoding DUF3427 domain-containing protein, whose product MSDQALPAGLFDHPFSEAIHQALACGPAGLHHLDPLDPAEAPQRLARYLRELSEAALASLPEAQRQQQQLALVNQIVALLHQKVPAAVHPGDQLHPSARLLRELRDAPLLPGQAPITRPLIPLADGTLLINAPSEPSVGLALQAECPSADRIDLLCAFIKWSGLRLLQEQLSAHLNAGRPLRVLTTVYMGATDRKALDWLVARGAQVRVSTDTRRTRLHAKAWLFHRASGTSTAYIGSSNLSHAALVDGVEWNVRLAALETPAMLRKFQDTFEAYWEEGEFEPYGATAEQQARIDHQLALARGDDSAIGSAAPVWFDLRPYAYQREMLDQLAAERSLHHRWHNLVVAATGTGKTVLAAFDVARLHADFPERFPSPDPPPLLLIAHRKEILQQALATFRQVLRDPSFGELWVDGERPSQWRHVFASVQSLSQQDTAEIPADRFDVVIVDEFHHAAAASYLRWLDHITPKLLLGLTATPERADGLDILHWFGGRIAAELRLWSALDQGLLSPFHYFAVADATDLSALEWRRGGYVPAELSTLYTGDHRRVDLILSELDKKLADPSRMRALGFCVSVEHAHFMAERFRARGLNAEALDASSPADVRRDALRRLQNGELQILFAVDLFNEGLDIPAIDTVLLLRPTESAVVFLQQLGRGLRLSPETGKSCLTVLDFIGQQHRRFRFDLRYRALLGGSRRQLETQLEQGFPFLPPGCRLVLDRVASQRVLDNLRQSLPSRRPQLIEELRALAAEGVIGPASGLADWLDALGMEPAEFYGISTARFPVSFTALRRELGWLSVGPHAEEERLTRAIGAGLLHLDDPDRLHWLAAQLQADAPPDVTGLGDREQRQWLMLTAQLFGTGKRWTPLAEALAVLWQMGAWRVELVQLLELLAEQADHRLYPLPWALPAPLRVHGRYTRAEIEAAFGILHDDAPWIHREGVLWHEPSQTDLLFVTLNKSEALFSPSTRYRDLALGPSLFHWESQSTTTAASPTGQRYVHHEERGSRVLLFVREHRRQGGVTEPFRCLGFARYESHEGERPMAIRWRLERAIPAAWMPAMALAV is encoded by the coding sequence ATGTCCGACCAGGCGCTACCTGCAGGCCTCTTCGACCACCCCTTCAGCGAAGCCATCCACCAGGCCCTCGCTTGCGGACCGGCGGGCCTGCACCACCTTGATCCACTCGACCCCGCCGAAGCCCCCCAACGCCTGGCCCGCTACCTGCGCGAGCTGAGCGAAGCAGCCCTGGCCTCGTTACCAGAAGCCCAGCGGCAGCAACAGCAGCTGGCGCTGGTGAACCAGATCGTGGCCCTGCTGCACCAGAAGGTACCCGCCGCCGTCCACCCCGGCGACCAGCTGCACCCCAGCGCTCGGCTGCTGCGAGAGCTGCGCGATGCTCCCTTGCTCCCAGGCCAGGCCCCCATCACCCGGCCCCTGATCCCCCTGGCCGATGGCACCCTGCTGATTAACGCTCCCAGCGAGCCCAGCGTGGGCCTGGCTTTGCAAGCGGAGTGTCCTTCAGCTGATCGGATCGACCTGCTCTGCGCCTTCATCAAGTGGAGCGGCCTGCGGCTGCTGCAGGAGCAGCTGAGCGCCCACCTCAACGCCGGCCGCCCCCTGCGCGTACTCACCACCGTGTACATGGGCGCCACCGATCGCAAGGCGCTCGACTGGCTGGTGGCCCGCGGGGCCCAGGTGCGCGTCAGCACCGACACGCGCCGCACCCGTCTGCACGCAAAGGCCTGGCTGTTTCACCGCGCCAGCGGCACCAGCACCGCCTACATCGGCTCCTCCAATCTCTCCCATGCCGCCCTGGTGGATGGCGTGGAATGGAACGTGCGCCTGGCAGCCCTGGAAACGCCGGCGATGCTGCGCAAGTTTCAAGACACGTTCGAGGCCTACTGGGAGGAGGGTGAGTTCGAGCCCTACGGCGCCACTGCCGAGCAGCAGGCCCGCATCGACCATCAGCTGGCCCTGGCCCGTGGCGACGACTCCGCTATTGGATCCGCCGCACCGGTGTGGTTCGACCTGCGGCCCTACGCCTACCAGCGCGAGATGCTCGATCAGCTGGCGGCAGAACGCTCGCTTCACCACCGCTGGCACAACCTCGTGGTGGCGGCCACCGGCACCGGCAAAACCGTCCTCGCCGCCTTCGATGTGGCCCGGCTCCATGCCGACTTTCCCGAGCGGTTCCCCTCGCCCGATCCGCCGCCATTGCTGCTGATCGCCCACCGCAAGGAAATCCTGCAGCAGGCCCTGGCCACCTTTCGCCAGGTGCTGCGCGATCCCTCTTTCGGCGAACTCTGGGTGGATGGCGAGCGGCCCAGCCAGTGGCGCCATGTGTTCGCCTCCGTGCAGTCGCTCAGCCAGCAGGACACGGCTGAGATTCCCGCCGATCGCTTCGACGTGGTGATCGTGGATGAGTTCCACCACGCCGCTGCAGCCAGCTACCTGCGCTGGCTCGACCACATCACCCCCAAACTCCTGCTCGGCCTCACCGCCACCCCCGAGCGCGCCGACGGGCTCGACATCCTCCACTGGTTTGGCGGCCGCATCGCCGCCGAGCTGCGCCTCTGGAGTGCCCTCGATCAGGGCCTGCTCAGCCCCTTCCACTACTTCGCCGTAGCCGACGCCACCGACCTCTCCGCCCTGGAATGGCGCCGCGGCGGCTACGTACCGGCCGAGCTCAGCACCCTCTACACCGGCGACCACCGCCGCGTGGATCTGATCCTCAGCGAGCTCGACAAGAAGCTTGCCGATCCATCCCGCATGCGGGCCCTGGGCTTCTGCGTGAGCGTGGAGCACGCCCACTTCATGGCCGAGCGCTTCCGCGCCCGCGGCCTCAATGCCGAAGCCCTCGATGCCAGCAGCCCCGCCGATGTGCGTCGTGATGCCCTGCGCCGCCTCCAGAACGGAGAGCTGCAGATCCTCTTCGCCGTCGACCTCTTCAACGAGGGGCTCGACATTCCCGCGATCGACACCGTGCTGCTGCTGCGACCCACCGAGAGCGCCGTGGTGTTTCTGCAGCAGCTGGGCCGGGGCCTGCGCCTCTCCCCCGAAACCGGCAAGAGCTGCCTCACCGTGCTCGATTTCATTGGCCAGCAGCACCGCCGTTTCCGCTTCGATCTGCGCTACCGCGCCCTGCTGGGAGGCAGCCGCCGTCAGCTGGAAACCCAGCTGGAACAGGGCTTTCCCTTCCTGCCGCCCGGCTGCCGGCTGGTGCTCGACCGGGTGGCGTCTCAGCGGGTGCTCGACAACCTGCGCCAGAGCCTGCCCAGCCGCCGACCACAACTGATCGAGGAGCTGCGCGCCCTGGCGGCCGAGGGAGTGATCGGCCCCGCCTCCGGCCTGGCCGACTGGCTCGACGCGCTGGGCATGGAGCCGGCGGAGTTTTACGGGATATCCACCGCCCGGTTTCCTGTGAGCTTCACCGCGCTGCGGCGCGAGCTGGGATGGCTCAGCGTCGGGCCTCACGCGGAGGAGGAGCGGCTCACGCGTGCCATCGGCGCCGGCCTGCTCCATCTGGACGACCCCGATCGCCTGCATTGGCTGGCTGCCCAGCTGCAGGCCGACGCACCTCCTGATGTCACCGGTCTGGGCGATCGCGAGCAGCGCCAGTGGCTGATGCTCACCGCCCAACTGTTCGGCACCGGCAAGCGCTGGACGCCCCTGGCCGAAGCCCTGGCGGTGCTCTGGCAGATGGGTGCCTGGCGAGTGGAGCTGGTCCAGCTGCTGGAGCTGCTGGCCGAGCAGGCGGATCACCGGCTCTACCCGTTGCCCTGGGCGTTGCCGGCGCCGTTGCGCGTGCATGGCCGCTATACCCGCGCCGAAATCGAAGCGGCGTTCGGCATCCTCCACGACGACGCCCCCTGGATCCACCGCGAAGGCGTGCTCTGGCACGAACCCAGCCAGACCGACCTGCTGTTCGTGACCCTCAACAAGAGCGAAGCCCTCTTCTCCCCCTCGACCCGCTACCGCGACCTGGCCCTGGGCCCGTCCCTGTTCCACTGGGAGAGCCAGAGCACCACCACCGCCGCCTCCCCCACCGGTCAGCGCTATGTCCACCACGAGGAGCGGGGCTCGAGGGTGCTGCTGTTTGTGCGCGAACACCGCAGGCAGGGCGGTGTCACCGAGCCGTTTCGGTGTCTGGGGTTTGCCCGGTATGAGAGCCACGAAGGGGAGAGGCCGATGGCGATTCGGTGGCGGTTGGAGCGGGCGATACCGGCGGCGTGGATGCCGGCCATGGCGTTGGCGGTTTGA
- a CDS encoding type II toxin-antitoxin system death-on-curing family toxin produces MIRFLSLSEVLELHRRLIATSGGLPGLRDLGLLEASLSQPRQTFSGTDLYPTLVDKAAALGFSLIRNHPFLDGNKRIGHAAMEVMLMLNGYELTASTEAAEATILAVASGALGRQAFSNWVRQMIKSLE; encoded by the coding sequence TTGATCCGCTTTCTCAGCCTCAGCGAGGTTCTGGAGCTGCATCGCCGTCTGATCGCCACCTCTGGTGGATTGCCCGGATTGCGGGACCTTGGCCTATTGGAGGCGTCACTCTCGCAGCCCCGCCAGACATTCTCGGGTACTGATCTCTATCCCACTCTCGTCGATAAGGCAGCAGCCCTTGGGTTTTCTCTGATCAGGAACCATCCCTTTTTGGATGGCAACAAACGCATCGGTCATGCCGCCATGGAAGTCATGCTGATGCTGAACGGGTATGAACTGACCGCTTCGACGGAAGCAGCGGAAGCCACCATTCTGGCTGTGGCCTCCGGAGCGCTTGGGCGCCAGGCCTTCAGCAACTGGGTTCGGCAAATGATCAAGAGCTTGGAATGA
- a CDS encoding nucleotidyltransferase family protein translates to MTIALTPQQREAITEACRRHHVARLHAFGSVVGSQYQPGVSDIDLLVEFPPCDAGALYKAYFSLLNELRQQLPAPVDLVMEDAVRNPYIKASIEAGK, encoded by the coding sequence ATGACCATCGCACTGACTCCACAGCAACGTGAGGCCATCACAGAGGCATGCCGTCGCCATCATGTGGCGCGGCTGCATGCCTTCGGTTCTGTTGTGGGCTCCCAGTACCAACCAGGCGTGAGTGATATCGACCTGCTGGTGGAATTCCCGCCCTGTGATGCGGGAGCTCTCTACAAAGCCTACTTCAGTTTGCTGAATGAGCTTCGCCAGCAACTCCCAGCCCCGGTTGACCTTGTGATGGAAGACGCGGTTCGCAATCCCTACATCAAGGCTTCGATCGAAGCTGGCAAGTAG